In Isoptericola jiangsuensis, the following proteins share a genomic window:
- the trpC gene encoding indole-3-glycerol phosphate synthase TrpC has translation MTVLEDIVAGVREDLAVRQARTSLDELKERAAKVPGALECCSTLLSADKVSVIAEVKRSSPSKGDLAPITDPAALAAEYAAGGASVISVLTEQRRFGGSLADLDAVRARVDVPVLRKDFVVTPYQVWEARAHGADVVLLIVAALEQTVLTSLVERVHSLGMTALVEAHTADEVRRALDAGARVVGVNARDLKTLEVDRGTFARLAPLIPDDVVRVAESGVRGPHDVLEYARAGAHAVLVGEALVTDGAPRRSVADLVAAGAHPSLWSVRPAAQP, from the coding sequence ATGACAGTCCTGGAGGACATCGTCGCGGGTGTGCGCGAGGACCTTGCCGTGCGCCAGGCGCGCACCTCGCTCGACGAGCTCAAGGAACGCGCCGCCAAGGTGCCGGGCGCGCTCGAGTGCTGCAGCACGCTGCTGTCGGCGGACAAGGTCTCGGTCATCGCCGAGGTCAAGAGGTCCAGCCCGTCGAAGGGCGACCTCGCGCCGATCACCGACCCCGCCGCCCTCGCCGCGGAGTACGCGGCCGGCGGGGCCAGCGTCATCTCGGTGCTCACCGAGCAGCGGCGGTTCGGCGGCAGCCTCGCCGACCTCGACGCGGTCCGCGCCCGGGTCGACGTGCCCGTGCTGCGCAAGGACTTCGTCGTCACGCCGTACCAGGTGTGGGAGGCGCGCGCCCACGGCGCGGACGTCGTCCTGCTCATCGTGGCGGCGCTCGAGCAGACCGTGCTGACCTCCCTCGTGGAGCGTGTCCACTCGCTGGGCATGACCGCGCTGGTCGAGGCGCACACGGCCGACGAGGTGCGCCGCGCGCTCGACGCGGGTGCGCGCGTGGTGGGCGTCAACGCCCGCGACCTGAAGACCCTCGAGGTCGACCGTGGGACCTTCGCGCGCCTGGCCCCCCTCATCCCGGACGACGTCGTGCGCGTCGCCGAGTCCGGCGTGCGCGGGCCCCACGACGTGCTCGAGTACGCCCGGGCCGGCGCCCACGCCGTGCTCGTCGGCGAGGCCCTCGTGACCGACGGCGCCCCGCGCCGGTCCGTCGCCGACCTCGTCGCCGCCGGTGCGCACCCCTCGCTGTGGTCGGTCCGTCCCGCCGCCCAGCCCTGA
- the trpA gene encoding tryptophan synthase subunit alpha, with protein sequence MVRPAAGRGGGPVSTTTTSRTAARLDALRAAGRPALVGYLPVGYPDVARSVEAVTAMVDAGVDVVEIGVPYTDPVMDGPVIQEAAEAALLAGTRVRDVLQVVEAVADRSGGTVPSLVMSYYNPVLRYGVAAFARDLAAAGGAGMITPDLIPDEAGEWVAAADEHDLDKVFLVAPSSTPERLQLTARASRGFVYASSTMGVTGARAAVGRRAEQLVADTRAAGAEHVCVGIGVTTGDHAAEVGRYADGVIVGSALVRTLLGDAPWSARLDALGKVTAELAAGVARARTTTPGGPA encoded by the coding sequence ATGGTTCGGCCTGCTGCCGGACGCGGAGGAGGACCGGTGAGCACCACGACGACCTCGCGCACGGCGGCGCGGCTCGACGCCCTGCGCGCCGCGGGCCGTCCCGCGCTGGTGGGCTACCTCCCCGTCGGCTACCCCGACGTCGCACGGTCGGTCGAGGCCGTGACGGCCATGGTCGACGCCGGCGTGGACGTGGTCGAGATCGGCGTGCCCTACACCGACCCCGTCATGGACGGCCCCGTCATCCAGGAGGCCGCCGAGGCCGCGCTGCTGGCGGGCACCCGCGTGCGGGACGTGCTGCAGGTCGTGGAGGCCGTGGCCGACCGGTCCGGGGGCACGGTGCCGTCGCTGGTGATGTCGTACTACAACCCGGTGCTGCGGTACGGGGTCGCGGCGTTCGCGCGCGACCTGGCCGCGGCGGGCGGCGCGGGCATGATCACGCCCGACCTCATCCCCGACGAGGCCGGCGAGTGGGTCGCCGCCGCCGACGAGCACGACCTGGACAAGGTCTTCCTCGTGGCGCCGAGCTCCACCCCGGAGCGCCTCCAGCTGACCGCGCGGGCCTCGCGCGGGTTCGTGTACGCGTCCTCCACGATGGGTGTCACCGGTGCCCGGGCGGCCGTCGGCCGTCGGGCCGAGCAGCTCGTCGCGGACACGCGCGCCGCCGGGGCCGAGCACGTGTGCGTCGGCATCGGCGTCACGACCGGCGACCACGCGGCCGAGGTCGGCCGTTACGCGGACGGCGTCATCGTCGGCTCCGCCCTGGTGCGCACCCTGCTGGGCGACGCCCCGTGGTCGGCGCGCCTCGACGCCCTGGGTAAGGTGACCGCCGAGCTCGCCGCCGGTGTGGCGCGGGCCCGGACCACCACCCCCGGAGGACCTGCGTGA
- the trpB gene encoding tryptophan synthase subunit beta — protein sequence MPDQPVRDALTETLASQVAGRLADVQGPYFGQFGGRYVPEALIAALDELETEFRKAQGDPGFAAELTRLHRDYTGRPSPLTEVPRFAAHTGGALQDVRVFLKREDLNHTGSHKINNVLGQALLVRRMGKKRVIAETGAGQHGVATATAAALLGLECVVYMGEEDTRRQALNVARMELLGATVVPVAIGTRTLKDAINEALRDWVTNVDDTHYLLGTVTGPHPFPEMVREFHRIIGEEAREQVLDRIGRLPDVVAACVGGGSNALGLFNAFLDDEGVELYGFEAGGDGVDSGRHAARFSGGAPGVLHGARSYLLQDDDGQTRPSHSVSAGLDYPSVGPAHSWLHDLGRATYEPVTDTEAMDAFRLLCRTEGIIPAIESAHALAGALRVGRRLVAEGRTDQVVLVNLSGRGDKDVATAARWFGLLPDAEEDR from the coding sequence GTGCCTGACCAGCCCGTGCGCGACGCGCTGACCGAGACCCTGGCGAGCCAGGTGGCCGGACGACTCGCCGACGTCCAGGGCCCGTACTTCGGGCAGTTCGGCGGCCGATACGTCCCCGAGGCGCTCATCGCCGCGCTCGACGAGCTCGAGACAGAGTTCCGCAAGGCGCAGGGTGACCCCGGCTTCGCCGCCGAGCTCACCCGTCTGCACCGTGACTACACGGGCCGTCCCTCGCCGCTGACCGAGGTGCCGCGCTTCGCCGCCCACACGGGCGGCGCCCTGCAGGACGTCCGCGTCTTCCTCAAGCGCGAGGACCTCAACCACACGGGCTCGCACAAGATCAACAACGTGCTCGGCCAGGCCCTGCTGGTCAGGCGGATGGGCAAGAAGCGGGTCATCGCGGAGACCGGCGCCGGCCAGCACGGGGTGGCCACCGCCACCGCGGCCGCCCTGCTCGGCCTCGAGTGCGTCGTGTACATGGGCGAGGAGGACACGCGCCGCCAGGCCCTCAACGTCGCCCGCATGGAGCTGCTCGGCGCCACCGTCGTGCCCGTCGCGATCGGCACGCGCACGCTCAAGGACGCCATCAACGAGGCGCTGCGCGACTGGGTGACGAACGTCGACGACACCCACTACCTGCTCGGCACCGTCACCGGCCCGCACCCGTTCCCCGAGATGGTCCGCGAGTTCCACCGGATCATCGGCGAGGAGGCGCGCGAGCAGGTGCTCGACCGCATCGGCCGCCTGCCGGACGTCGTGGCGGCCTGCGTCGGTGGCGGCTCCAACGCGCTCGGGCTGTTCAACGCGTTCCTCGACGACGAGGGCGTCGAGCTGTACGGGTTCGAGGCCGGCGGCGACGGCGTCGACTCCGGCCGCCACGCCGCCCGGTTCTCCGGCGGCGCCCCCGGCGTCCTGCACGGCGCGCGGTCCTACCTGCTCCAGGACGACGACGGCCAGACGCGGCCCAGCCACTCCGTGTCCGCCGGGCTCGACTACCCGAGCGTGGGACCCGCGCACTCGTGGCTGCACGACCTCGGCCGGGCCACCTACGAGCCCGTGACGGACACCGAGGCGATGGACGCCTTCCGCCTGCTGTGCCGCACCGAGGGCATCATCCCCGCCATCGAGTCGGCGCACGCGCTGGCCGGTGCGCTGCGCGTCGGGCGCCGGCTCGTCGCCGAGGGCCGCACCGACCAGGTCGTGCTGGTGAACCTCTCCGGGCGCGGTGACAAGGACGTGGCCACGGCCGCACGATGGTTCGGCCTGCTGCCGGACGCGGAGGAGGACCGGTGA
- a CDS encoding HGxxPAAW family protein, producing the protein MTENRTAEPSYLPEAVPPTNHGHTVAAWTAMIGVILGALVSSVGVLPGVPFVLFWVGLAIAVAALVVGLVLRNMGYGQPKAGVVPKRTGSGH; encoded by the coding sequence ATGACCGAGAACCGCACCGCCGAGCCGTCGTACCTGCCGGAGGCGGTCCCGCCCACCAACCACGGGCACACCGTCGCCGCCTGGACGGCCATGATCGGAGTGATCCTGGGTGCGCTGGTGTCCTCGGTCGGCGTCCTGCCGGGCGTGCCGTTCGTCCTGTTCTGGGTCGGCCTGGCGATCGCCGTCGCCGCGCTGGTCGTCGGGCTCGTGCTGCGCAACATGGGCTACGGCCAGCCCAAGGCAGGCGTGGTGCCGAAGCGCACCGGCTCCGGCCACTGA
- the lgt gene encoding prolipoprotein diacylglyceryl transferase, with protein MTTAARIATSIPSPDESVWHLGPVPLRAYALAILAGIVVAVWMTTKRWVARGGEADDVLDIAFWAVPFGIVGGRLYHVFSTPDPYFGEGGDPVKALYIWQGGLGIWGAVALGAVGAWIGCRRKGVRLSSFADALAPGLLVAQAIGRLGNWFNQELFGAPTTLPWGLEIDPDVIEQLNAATGTSFAAGTLFHPTFLYEMLWNLGAAALLIWLDRRYRLGHGRVFWAYVALYTLGRVWIEMLRIDTAEVVLGLRLNVWTSIVLGLLALVAFVVIGRLRPGREDGVALPGREPRDQDAVEAATETDDAPRGTDASDPEGATDTTATGTRATGTDQDPAPHA; from the coding sequence GTGACCACCGCCGCCCGGATCGCCACGTCGATCCCCAGCCCCGACGAGTCCGTCTGGCACCTCGGCCCCGTGCCGCTGCGCGCCTACGCGCTGGCGATCCTCGCGGGGATCGTCGTCGCCGTGTGGATGACCACCAAGCGGTGGGTCGCGCGCGGCGGCGAGGCTGACGACGTCCTGGACATCGCCTTCTGGGCCGTCCCGTTCGGCATCGTCGGCGGCCGGCTCTACCACGTCTTCTCCACGCCCGACCCCTACTTCGGCGAGGGCGGCGACCCGGTCAAGGCCCTCTACATCTGGCAGGGCGGCCTCGGCATCTGGGGCGCCGTCGCGCTCGGCGCGGTCGGCGCGTGGATCGGCTGCCGCCGCAAGGGCGTCCGCCTCAGCTCCTTCGCCGACGCGCTCGCCCCCGGCCTGCTCGTCGCCCAGGCGATCGGTCGCCTCGGCAACTGGTTCAACCAGGAGCTGTTCGGGGCACCGACCACGCTCCCGTGGGGCCTCGAGATCGACCCCGACGTCATCGAGCAGCTCAACGCCGCCACCGGCACGTCGTTCGCCGCGGGCACCCTGTTCCACCCGACGTTCCTGTACGAGATGCTCTGGAACCTCGGGGCGGCAGCCCTCCTGATCTGGCTCGACCGTCGGTACAGACTCGGTCATGGGAGGGTATTCTGGGCCTACGTCGCGCTCTACACCCTTGGCCGGGTGTGGATCGAGATGCTCCGCATCGACACCGCCGAGGTGGTGCTCGGTCTGCGGCTGAACGTGTGGACGTCGATCGTGCTGGGGCTGCTCGCCCTGGTCGCGTTCGTCGTCATCGGACGGCTGCGCCCGGGCCGCGAGGACGGTGTGGCGCTGCCTGGTCGCGAACCCCGTGACCAGGACGCCGTCGAGGCGGCGACCGAGACCGACGACGCTCCCCGAGGAACGGACGCGTCCGACCCCGAGGGCGCCACCGACACGACCGCCACGGGAACGCGGGCCACCGGGACCGACCAGGACCCGGCACCGCACGCCTGA
- a CDS encoding Trp biosynthesis-associated membrane protein, whose protein sequence is MSPAIRTRSRAVVALLALGGAAFAVSAPVWLRTTVSTALEPQVAIEVAGTTAAPAVSAAAFVTLACALATTLAGAVARRVALAVALLGGLAVGGGAAAVLLDPEGPAVAAAADAAGVTTLTSSVTVTAWPWFTLVVGLAIVLVAVASFLGASSWQASGGRHERAGAAPGPVVADEPDAQSDWDALSGGTDPSADR, encoded by the coding sequence ATGAGCCCCGCGATCCGCACCCGGTCCCGGGCCGTCGTCGCGCTGCTGGCGCTGGGCGGGGCCGCGTTCGCGGTCTCCGCGCCGGTCTGGTTGCGCACCACCGTCTCCACCGCGCTGGAGCCGCAGGTCGCGATCGAGGTGGCCGGGACGACGGCCGCCCCCGCGGTGAGCGCCGCCGCGTTCGTCACGCTCGCCTGCGCCCTCGCCACCACGCTCGCCGGGGCCGTCGCCCGCCGGGTGGCCCTCGCCGTCGCCCTCCTCGGCGGCCTCGCGGTCGGGGGCGGGGCCGCAGCCGTCCTCCTCGATCCCGAGGGCCCGGCGGTGGCCGCCGCGGCCGACGCCGCCGGGGTCACCACCCTCACCTCGTCCGTGACCGTGACCGCGTGGCCCTGGTTCACCCTCGTCGTCGGCCTCGCGATCGTCCTGGTCGCCGTCGCCTCGTTCCTGGGCGCGTCGTCGTGGCAGGCCTCCGGCGGTCGGCACGAGCGGGCCGGCGCGGCACCGGGCCCCGTCGTCGCGGACGAGCCGGACGCGCAGTCCGACTGGGACGCCCTGTCCGGGGGGACCGACCCGTCCGCGGACCGGTAG